The stretch of DNA TGGGTGGGCTGGGTAGCGGTGAGGTTGAGGACGACGGCGCGGGCGGTGCCGGGGAGCAGGCCGGTGCCACGGACCTTGACCTTGACGGTGCCGTTCGCGCCCAGCGGGCTGTGGTTCACCCGAGTGTCCAGGGCGCGGGTGGGGGTGAAGGAGCCGATGAAGTTGCCGGCGCCGGCGGTGGGCAGTTGGGTGGCGTAGTAGCCCTGGATGTCGGCGACGAGGTGGACCTTGCCGGTGTGGTTGTAGAGGGTGATGGTGCCGTCGGGGCCGACGGGGACGACAGCGGCGTTGGCGACGGTCTGTCCGGTGGTGAAGTTGAGGCTGGAGACGGTGGGGCGGGTGCCGCCGGTGGGGTAGGCGGTGACGTAGCTCGGCGCGGTGGGCTGGGTGGCCGTCAGGTTGACCAGGACGGCGGTGAGTCGACCTGCTGCGGGGAGGTCGGCGACGCCGGCGACCTTGAGCTTGTAGGAGCCGTCGGGGCCGACGGGGGTGCCGGTGGTGCGGGTGTCGAGTACGCGGGTGGGCTTGGTCGGCACGAACTCCGGCGCGATGGTCACCGTCGAGGTCGCGGTGCCGGTGCGGCCCTGGGTGTCCGTCATGGTGGTGGTGACGGTGTAGGTGCCGGGCCCGGTGTAGCTGTGCACCGTCTGGGCGGTGACCGGGGTGTGGTCGCCGTAGTCGAAGGTGGTGCTCGCGATCGGCCAGGGGCTGATCGCGGCGGTGGCGACGGCGTGCACCGAGAGCAGGTCGGCGTCCTGGACGACGGACAGCAGGGCCGTGATCGGTGCCGGGCCCTTGATCTCGACCGGCAGGGTACGGGTGGTGCTCTGGCCGAGGCTGTCGGTCGAGACGGCCTTGACCTGGTAGCTGCCGGTCTTGGGGAAGGTGTGGGTGAGCGGCGAGGCCGCCGCGTCCACCACCGGAGTGCCGTCGCCGAAGTCGATCGAGGTCGTGGTGCCGGTGGCCCAGGGCGAGGTGGCCTTGAAGTCGACGGTGGCGTCCAGCGGGTGGGCGGTGCTCGGCTGCGGGGTGACGGTGATGCTCAGGACGACGGGCGGTCGCTGGAACTCGAAGGCACCCCGGTCGTGGTACCCGCCCCCGGAGTTCGGCACCAGCGGGTCGTCGACCCGGGGCAGGCCGAACACGTCGGTGGCCTGCTCCTCGAGGGCGGCCGGATCGGCCGAGTCGATCAGCACCGAGCCCTCCTGACTGCCGTCCAGGGTGCCGTACGGCCCGGTGAGGTCGTGGGTGCCCTGACCGCTCGCCTGCCGGAACGCCGCGAGGTCCTCGTAGGGCTGCCCGCCCCAGTCGTACTTGTGCTCGGCCTCGGTGCTGATCACGTTGTAGTCGGCCTTGGCGCCCTCGAGCGAGTCGGCCGACACCGAGAGGCGGGCCGGCGCGCCGCCGGGGAGGGCGGATTCGAGGAAGACGTTGTTCTCGACCTTCGTGCCGGTCGCGCCGTGGCTCAGGGCCAGGCCGATCCCGGCGGTGTCCCGGACGGTGTTGCCGGTGATCACGGTGCCGGTGGCGCCGGAGACGGCCAGGCCCTGCCCGGCGCTGCTCTCGACGTCGTCGGCGGCGAGCACCGTCCCGGTCGCGCCGCCGTCGACCAGGATCGCCTGCTGCTCGGCGCCACCGATCTGACTGTGCGTCACCCGCACGCCCGAGCTCGCTCCGGTGACGTGCACGCTCGGGTAGGTGGTGCCCTTCTGGTCGCCCCCGCCCGAGCTGTACACCGTGACGTCGTCCAGGGTCACGTCGGTGGAGCCGGTCACCAGGACGGCGTCCTGCGTGCCCCGGGTCACGAGGTGCTTGATCGCCACGTCGTGCACGCCGTCCACCAGGAAGCCGTGGGTGCCGCCGAACTCGCCGACCGAGGCGTAGGGCTTCACGTAGTCCGGCCGCTGGTCCGGGCCCTCGAAGGTGATCGGGGCGCCGGGCTTCCCGGAGCGGGTCAGGTGGACGTCGCCGGGGTAGTAGCCCTGGGCGATGTGCACGGTCTGCCCGGCCTGGGCCGCCGCCGCGGCGGCCGGGAGGGTGCAGTACGGGGTGGCCTGGCTGCCCGCGCCGGTGTCGGTGCAGGCCTCGGCGTTCTTGTCCACGTACAGGTCGAGGGTGTCGGCGTGGGCGACACCGGCCAGTGGGAGGCCGGCGGTGATCGACAGGACGAGGGCCGCGAGGGCGGCGGTGCGGTGGCGACGCATGGTTGTCCCCTGGAGAAGTGACCGGTGGTAGCGCCGGTACGGGCGGTACCGAAGGGGCAAGACTGCCGAGGGGACCGGAAGGTTGTACGAAATTCTCGCGGAGATTCGGCGAGGGCGGGCCGGGTAAGGGCCTGAGCGGCGAGAGCCTGATTCGATGTTGTGATGTAACGGACGTGTGCGCCCGCACTCCGATGATGAATACTCGGTCTTCTCGACATCCGGATGGGCGCGGGTTGGAGGGGTCGGTCCGTTGAACAGCATCCCGGCGTGGAGCGCGCCGAGTGGCAGCGACCATGCCGCCGTACCCGGACAGGCCGTGCCCGGGCACCCGGCGCCGCACCGCGAGGCACCCCTGGTGCCCGGCCAGGCCGGGCCGGAGCTGCCCGGGGGCTGGGGGTACGGCCAGCCCGGGTCGATCTACGACTACATCCGGGTCGCCACCTTCGCGATCGGCCCGGACGGGCTGATCAGCCAGTGGAGCAGCCGGGCCGCTGAGTTCTTCGGGGTGCCCGCCGCCGAGGCGGTCGGGGCCGACCCGGTCACCGCGTTCGTGCCGCGCGAGCTCTGGCAGCGCGGCCGGGCCCGGCTGGAGCGGATCCTGGCCGGCGAGGAGTGGATCGGCACCGCCCCCTACCGGGACGCGGCCGGGGCCGAGAGCCTGGCCGAGCTGTACGTGATGCCGGACTGCGCGAGCGGCGGCACCGC from Kitasatospora sp. MMS16-BH015 encodes:
- a CDS encoding PKD domain-containing protein, which gives rise to MRRHRTAALAALVLSITAGLPLAGVAHADTLDLYVDKNAEACTDTGAGSQATPYCTLPAAAAAAQAGQTVHIAQGYYPGDVHLTRSGKPGAPITFEGPDQRPDYVKPYASVGEFGGTHGFLVDGVHDVAIKHLVTRGTQDAVLVTGSTDVTLDDVTVYSSGGGDQKGTTYPSVHVTGASSGVRVTHSQIGGAEQQAILVDGGATGTVLAADDVESSAGQGLAVSGATGTVITGNTVRDTAGIGLALSHGATGTKVENNVFLESALPGGAPARLSVSADSLEGAKADYNVISTEAEHKYDWGGQPYEDLAAFRQASGQGTHDLTGPYGTLDGSQEGSVLIDSADPAALEEQATDVFGLPRVDDPLVPNSGGGYHDRGAFEFQRPPVVLSITVTPQPSTAHPLDATVDFKATSPWATGTTTSIDFGDGTPVVDAAASPLTHTFPKTGSYQVKAVSTDSLGQSTTRTLPVEIKGPAPITALLSVVQDADLLSVHAVATAAISPWPIASTTFDYGDHTPVTAQTVHSYTGPGTYTVTTTMTDTQGRTGTATSTVTIAPEFVPTKPTRVLDTRTTGTPVGPDGSYKLKVAGVADLPAAGRLTAVLVNLTATQPTAPSYVTAYPTGGTRPTVSSLNFTTGQTVANAAVVPVGPDGTITLYNHTGKVHLVADIQGYYATQLPTAGAGNFIGSFTPTRALDTRVNHSPLGANGTVKVKVRGTGLLPGTARAVVLNLTATQPTQNGYVTADPDGTPPTSSSLNFAAGQTIANQVTVPIDSDGTVTLYNHNGSVHLIADIQAYYAAPTSGVDPLRTVAPTRLLDTRTTRTTLGPGGTTRLKVRGVAGVPNDATGVLVNLTATNTTAAGFLAAYPAGTTRPNTSILNFTAGQTVPNLAFVPVSADGSIEIYNHSGTTDVLVDIQGYEN